The genomic region TGCCGATATGTCCGCCTTTGCCCTTGCCCTCGATAAGGCGATGCAACAGCAGAACACCTATTATTACGACCTCATCCAAGGCAAAGTGCTCCAACCCTTGAAGATAACCCGCGTCGAGAAAGGCGGCTTTAATGCCTATATGAAAACCCAAGGCAAACTCGGCGGGCAGAACAAGATACAACGCCTTGCCAACGACCGATCCATAGCCGAAAAGTTACCTTTATTATAATATAGTTGTTATAATCAATAAGCCCCGAGCGTTAGCTCGGGGCTTATTGATTTTACTGATACTTAAAATTAATAGGATATTGAAATGTGATTGCAATGGGTTTCCCATCTAACTCAGCAGGTTTTAGCTTGGGTAACTTTTCTATAATTCGCTTAGCTTCATTCTCTAAGAGAGGGTGAGAACCTTTTACATCTACCACAGTAATTGTACCATCAATATTGATACGAAAATTGACATTCACACGCCCTTGTATTCCTTGCTCAAGAGCTGATGGAGGATAGGTGAATGTACTACTTACGTGTTTGTCAAGATTGTTTTTGAAGCACTTTATTTGCTCTTCGGTTACTACATCTTTACAAGCTTCAAACATAGGCATTTTATCTACTATCTGATTGCCAATATGCAAGAAGGTGTATTTATTTCATTATGAGTTGAGTTAGCTGTTTTTACTTTTGCTTCTTCTTTATCATTCCTTTTCTTTATAGGTTGACTATCTATATCACTTAGTAGATAGATACAAATGGCAATAAAGAAAATTACTGTTAGGCTTAGCACTATGTTTGCTTTATTCTTCATAGCTCTAGTATTTTATTTATAGCAAAAACCCTGAGCCTAAACTCAGGGCTTTTCATTCTGGATTATTGTTGTAACACAAAGTTGATGGGGTATGCAAAGGTAACTGCAGTGGCTTTGTTTCTTTGCTTACCAGGGATGAGCTTAGGCAGTTTCTTGATAATACGTTCTGCTTCAGCTTCTAATAGTTTGTCAGGACCGCGAGTACCCAATACAGTGATGCTGCCATCAGTGTTGATACGGAAGCTGACAAATACCTTTCCTTGTACGCCCATATCTAAAGCCGCCTGAGGATAGACGAAGTTCTTAGAAACGTGTCTGTTTAAAGCCTCTTGGAAGCATTTAGCTTGTTGTGCTTTAGGTACGTTTTCACATTCTTTGAACATTGGTTTTTCCTCAATGACATAGAAAGATACTTCGGGCTCTTCAACCACTACGGGTTCAGGAGTTTGAATTACACCTGGGTCAATAATAGGGCTCTTTTTGTTGTCTTCAGTAGAAGCGATGGTAGTCTCAATGATATGAGCGTCATTATCTACCACATTTACCGCAGGAACTACTTGCGGAGGTGGTGGTGGAGGGGTCACGGGGATTGTAGGCTGCTCAATAGTTACAGCCACAGGGTCTTCATCAAGAACTTTGTCAAAGTCTGATTTTCGATTATCTAAGTTGCTCTTGTCGTACATCTTGGATTCAAAACCCCATAGCGTAAAGCCTGAGATCACAGCGAAACCAATAGCGAAAAAGAGCCCTGAACTTTTAGATAAGTCGGCTTTTGGATTTTTCTTTGGATACATAATGAATCTTTTTTGAAAGTTATTAAAAAAACTACTGCGACAATTATCTAAAAAGCTTTTTATTGTTTTGTCATTATGTGTAAATCAACAACTGTGCCAAAGTGGTGTTTTGAAGTCTTATTCCTTTGAAAAAGTTTTTAAGTGTTTGTTTATTTGTATGTTATATAAAGGTAGAATTGCTTTAGGACTGTAAAAATATTACTCTAAAAAAAGCAAATCCCCAAGAGTGGAAACTCTTGGGGATGTACTCACAACGGTTGATATTATGATTGTAATTTGAAATTGATAGGGTATGCGAAAGTTACCGGAGTTGGTTTTCCGCGCTGTTTCCCTGGTATCAATTTAGGTAATTTCTTAATGATACGCTCAGCTTCAGCTTCTAAGAGCTTATCAGTACCTCTTACACCTAAGATGGTGATAGAACCATCAGTGTTGATACGGAAACTGACGTTTACCTTTCCTTGGATACCCATTTCGAGGGCAGCTGGTGGATAAACGAAGTTCTTAGCCACGTGCTTGTCAAGGTTTTCCTTGAAGCATTTGAACTGTTGGTCTTTTGGCACGTTTTTACAAGCCTCGAACATTGGTTTGTCCTCAATGATGGTAAAAGGCACATCAATAGGTGCTTCTTCCACAGGCTCAGGAGTTTTAATAGAAGAAACTTCAGCTACTTTTTCTTCTTTTTTAGTTTCAGTACTACCGATGACCTGTTCCTGAATTTGCTTGCTATTATCAACCACTTCCACATCTTGCACTACTGCTGGCGGTGGTGGTGGTGGCGGTGGTGGCGGTGTATTGGGCGCCTCAACCACAAAGTTCTCTTGGCTTTCATCGAGAACCTTGTCAACGTCTGACTTACGATCGTCGCCCTTTTTAGTATCATACACTTTTGCTTCAAAGCCCCATAGTGTAAGGGCAGAGACTACTGCAAAGCCTATGGCAAAAAAGAGTCCACTGCTTTTCGTAAGGTCAGCTTTTGGATTTTTTTTAGGTTGCATAATGAATCTTTTTTATAACGTTATTAAAAATATACTTAGTTTGTTTCTCTGAAAAAGGCTTTGCACTTCTTCATAAAACCAATAGCAATAATTGTGCCAAAGGTGTTAGCTAGTACATCCATCATATCTGCACTACGGGTGGTTGTGAGAAGTGCTTGGAGCGCTTCTATGCTTATTCCCAGTGAGATGGAGGTTATAAAAGCCCATAGATAAATTCTCTTTTCTGTCGTTTTTTTTGCTATTTCGAGCCTACACATTAGGATAAAGAGGACGGTATAGCCTAAATAGAAGGCGCAATGAACGACCTTATCGAAATGTGGTATAGGTATTCTCGGTGCTTTTTGGATATCACTTGTTGGCAGGAGGCATAAGACTGCAACAGCTATCACCCAAAGCGCCCAGAGAATGGTGTATCTGTACTTTTTAAGCACCAATGAGCTCTTTGTACGCCTCGGCTGTGAGTAGGTTCTCTGCCTCAGAAGGGTCAGAGAGTTTTACTTTGATCATCCAGCCTTTGCCATAAGGGTCGGCATTGACTACCTCTGGGTTGCTGTCTAACTCGGGGTTAAGCTCAGTAACCTCTCCACTGAGGGGCAGGAATAGATCCGAGACCGTTTTTACAGCTTCGACAGTGCCAAAGACTTCTTCCTTAGCGAGGGTCTCGCCCACAGTTTCAACTTCAACATAGACGATATCGCCCAATTCTCTTTGGGCAAAATCGGTGATGCCTACCACAGCGGTCTCGCCTTCAATGCGTATCCACTCGTGATCCTTGGTGTACTTTAATTCTGATGGTATGTTCATAGTGTTTTCTATTGGTTTAAAATAGCGAGCCAAAGGTACGGACTTTTCCCAATATACACAAATTTTTTAACAGAAAAATGTTTTTAAATTAGGGTGAATTGATGTATAATATTGATTGCCAATACAATAAATTTTGAGCTTTTTTATGATTTTTTTAGGATTTAGTGTTAAGAGGTAGTGTGGCGTTGGAGCAGTTATATATATAAGGTGTGTGGGGGGTAGGGGGTGGGTTCGTTATCTATCCGTTGTGTATCCGTTTTTTCTATAGAGGGTGTTCTTTGATAGTAGTATTAATTTTTTTTATGGATTTGTAGGGTTACTTGCGAAAATTGTCGTATCTTTGCGAGCAATTATTTGAAGAAATGCCAAGGGGAGTATTACTTGTTAATTTAGGATCGCCTGATTCTGTGGAGATTAAAGACATAAAGCGCTATCTTGATGAGTTCTTGATGGACGAGCGGGTGATTGATTACCCGTATTGGCTGCGCTATCTGATTGTTCACGGGATTATATTGAGGGTGCGCCCTAAGCGTACTTCTGTGGCATATCAGAAGATATGGTGGGAGGAAGGTTCGCCACTTATTGTGATTACCAAGCGGTTAGTGGAGAAACTTTCCCAACGGGTGCAGACCCCCGTGGCGATGGCGATGCGCTATGGCAAGCCAAGTATAGCACAGGGGTTTGAGGAGCTTCGTGCGAAGGGGGTAACGGAGGTGCTGTTGGTGCCGCTTTATCCTCAGTATGCGATGGCTACTTCGCAAACGATTGAGGTGCTGGCGGAGTGTTTGGTAAGTACGAAGTTTAAGGAGATGACGCTCACAAAGTTCCCTGCGTTTTTTGGACGGGAGGAGTATATTGAGGCAGTGGCTGCAGTGGCTGCGCCTTACCTGAGGGAGGGGGCTTTTGATCATCTGTTGTTTTCGTATCACGGGCTGCCTGAGCGGCATTTACATAAGACGGTGGGTACTGCGGCGCATAAGCATATCACTGAAAATGAGCTTTGTTGTGATGCTTATTCTGAGGAGGGGGCATTGTGTTATCGCAGCCATTGTTTTGAGACGACACGCTTATTGGTAGAGCGTTTAGGTTTGAAGCAGGGGCAGTATTCACAAGCATTTCAGTCGCGTTTGGGGGCTGACAAGTGGTTGAAACCCTTTACTTCGGAGAGGGTGGAGGCTTTGGCAAAGCAAGGGGTGAAGCGTTTGGCAGTGATTACGCCTGCTTTTGTGGCAGATTGTGTAGAGACGTTGGAAGAGATTGAGATGGGCGAAGGGAAGGCGTTCTTGGCGCACGGGGGCGAGTCGTTTCAGATGATTCCGTGTTTGAACGACAGTGAGGCTTGGGTGCAGGCTTTGCAGAAGTGGGTTGAAGATTTTGAATCAATAGGATAGTGCTATGGAGGATTATTTGATAGCGAAGGCAATACATATCATCTTTGTGGTGAGTTATTTTGCAGGGATTTTTTATATGGTGCGGCTGTTTATCTACCATACTGAGGCACTGCAAGGTCAGGAGCCTGAACGCTCTATATTGCATAAGCAGTACTCGTTTATGGAGGAGCGTCTGTGGAATATCATCACGGTGCCAGCGTTGGTGATTATGTCTGTATCAGGGGTTTATCTGTTGTATGCTACTGATTGGGAGTATTTGTTGCAGGGATGGATGCATATTAAGTTGCTTTTTATTGTGTTGCTTTTTGGGTATCATTATTTTTGTTGGCGAGAGCTAAAGCGTTTGCAGTGCGGAGTTTGGCGGTTTACTTCTGTGCAATTGCGTATGCTGAATGAAGTGGCAACATTGATACTCTTTGTGGTGGTATTTGCCGTATTATTGAAGCAATTGTTTATCAAATACTGGTATTGGTCGTTGATTGCTTTTGTGGTGATGGGTGCACTCATTATGCTGACTGTCAAAGTGGTAAATAGGAGGAAGAAGTAAGGTGATTACTTTTTTTCTTAAAAAAGATGCTAAAAAGTTTGGTGTGAATTAAAAAAGTATTACTTTTGCACCCGAAAAATAGGGCGAGGTAGCTCAGGTGGTTAGAGCGTTGGATTCATAACCCAAAGGTCACGGGTTCAAATCCCGTCTTCGCTACAAATTTTAAAGAATTGAAAAAGAGCGATTTGTGAATACAAATCGCTCTTTTTTTATGAGAAAATTTACTGAGCTGGTTCGAAATGAATACAGAAATGAATACACTATGAAAAAAGCTAAGGATTATACGGAGCCTAAAGTTTATGATGCAGGAGGGGATCTCTCCAAGCGTTGGTATGTCTATTATTCTGTAAGAAACCCTGAGACAGACCGATTGGAACGGCAGCCTCCTTTGGGTTATGTATGATGAGATTGCATATTATTCTCCCTAACAAAAAAAATTATACATTGCTGATTATTCATTAAAAAGTTGTACTTTTGCGCCCTGAATTTATTTTAACAAGTAGAAAATTATATGACCGCTATTAAGAACATAGCTATTATTGCACACGTTGACCACGGCAAAACTACCCTCGTAGACAAGATTTTACATCACTGCGCGCTCTTCCGCGACAATCAGGAGACGGGCGAGCTGATACTCGATAACAACGACTTGGAACGCGAACGGGGGATTACTATCCTCTCCAAAAATGTGTCGGTGATGTACAAAGGCACCAAGATTAATATTATCGATACCCCAGGCCACGCCGACTTTGGGGGCGAGGTAGAGCGTGTGCTCAATATGGCAGATGGGGTGCTCCTCTTGGTAGATGCCTTTGAGGGACCGATGCCACAGACACGTTTTGTGCTGCAAAAGGCTATTGAGATGGGCTTAAAGCCGATAGTGGTTATCAATAAGGTAGATAAAGAGAATTGTACCCCCGATGAGGTGCACGAGGCAGTATTCGACTTGATGTTTGAGCTCGGTGCTGAGGAGTGGCAGCTCGATTTCCCAACGGTGTACGGATCAGCTAAGCAGAATTGGATGAGTGAGGATTGGCACAAGAAGACCGACAGCATTGAGCCACTGCTGGATATGGTGATCGAGCATATCCCATCGATGAAGGTAGAGGAGGGCACGACCCAGATGCTCATCACTTCGTTGGATTATTCGACTTTCACAGGGCGTATTGCTATTGGGCGTTTACACCGCGGGCAGCTCAAAGCGGGTATGCCGATTTCTTTGGTAAAAAGAGACGGCAGCATTGTTAAATCGCGTATAAAGGAATTGCACGTTTTTGATGGCTTGGGCAGGAAGAAAGTAGAGGAAGTGCAGCCTGGCGATATTTGTGCGATTGCGGGCTTAGAGGGCTTTGATATTGGCGATACGATTGCCGATGCTGAGGCTCCTGAGGCGTTGCCAACGATTGCTATCGATGAGCCAACGATGAGTATGCTCTTTACCATCAACGACTCGCCTTTCTTTGGCAAGGACGGGAAGTTTGTTACCTCACGCCACATTAAGGAGCGCTTGGAGCGCGAAACAGAGAAGAACTTGGCACTCAGAGTAGAGGCTACTGACTCGGCGGATAAGTTTATCGTCTACGGGCGTGGGGTGTTGCACCTCTCGGTTTTGATAGAGACAATGAGAAGAGAGGGCTATGAGCTGCAAATCGGTCAGCCCCAAGTAATTATAAAAGAGATAGACGGTAAGAAGTGTGAGCCTGTGGAGGAACTCACTATTGATTTGCCAGAAAATGTTAGCGGGCGTGCTGTGGATTTGGTAACCCTCCGCAAGGGCGAGATGCTGAGTATGGAGCCTAAGGGAGAGCGTATGATAATTAAGTTCCAGATACCTTCGCGCGGTATCATAGGCTTAAGAAATCAGCTGCTGACCGCTACGGCAGGGGAGGCGATTATCAACCATAGGTTTATTGAATATCAGCCTTATAAGGGAGAGATAGCAGGCAGGGTAAATGGTTCGCTCATTTCAATGGAGCAAGGCACGGCGATTCCGTATTCGCTTGATAAGTTGCAGGATAGAGGTAAGTTTTTCATCTTCCCAGGTGAGGAGATTTACACGGGTCAGGTGATCGGTGAGAACTCGCGCAGTGGGGATATTGTGGTGAATGTAACCAAGACCAAGAAGCTCACCAACGTACGTGCGGCGGGTTCGGACGACAAGGTAAAGCTCGCCCCACCGATTAAGTTCTCGTTGGAAGAAGCGTTGGAATACATACAGAAAGATGAGTATGTGGAGGTTACGCCTAAGACGATGCGCCTGAGGAAGATTTATTTAGATGAGAATGATAGAAAACGTATGGCGCGGGAGTAAAGGATAATATATAATTTATAATGGAGAGCAGTATGAATGATTAGAGTGCTAATCACTAATTGCTAACCACGAATCACTAAAAAAAAGAATGAAAGCAGGAATAGTAGGGCTTCCGAATGTAGGGAAGTCAACGTTGTTTAATTGTTTGTCGAACGCCAAGGCACAGAGTGCGAACTTTCCGTTTTGCACCATTGAGCCTAACTTGGGTGTGGTGAATGTCCCCGACCCGCGATTGCAGACTCTTGAGGGCTTGGTAAATCCTGAGCGTGTGATGCCCGCCACCGTGGAGATAGTTGATATTGCGGGCCTAGTGAAAGGAGCCAGCAAGGGTGAGGGTTTAGGCAATCAGTTTTTGGGGAATATACGCGAGTGCAATGCCATTATACACGTGCTTAGGTGTTTTGATAATGACAACATCGTGCACGTGGACGGCAGTGTCAATCCATTGCGCGATAAGGGTACCATAGATGTGGAGCTACAACTCAAGGACTTGGAGACGGTGGAGAAACGCTTGGAGAAAGTAACCCGCGCAGCAAAAGCAGGCGACAAGAAAGCAGCGGTGGAGATGAATTTGCTCAACCGCACACGCGAGACCTTGCTCGGAGGGAACTCTGCCCGTGCCGTGCAATGCAACGATGAGGAGCGCGAGCTTATGGAGAGTTTTCAGTTGCTTACCGCAAAGCCTATCCTCTATGTGTGCAATGTAGATGAGGGGTCGGCTGCTACTGGTAATGCTTACGTAGAGCAGGTGCGCGAGGCGGTGAAAGATGAGGATGCAGAGGTGATTGTGCTGGCAGTAGGTACAGAGGCAGACATTGCTGAGCTGGAAAGCTATGAGGAGCGGCAGCTCTTTTTAGAGGATTT from Capnocytophaga haemolytica harbors:
- a CDS encoding energy transducer TonB; the encoded protein is MFEACKDVVTEEQIKCFKNNLDKHVSSTFTYPPSALEQGIQGRVNVNFRINIDGTITVVDVKGSHPLLENEAKRIIEKLPKLKPAELDGKPIAITFQYPINFKYQ
- the ychF gene encoding redox-regulated ATPase YchF — translated: MKAGIVGLPNVGKSTLFNCLSNAKAQSANFPFCTIEPNLGVVNVPDPRLQTLEGLVNPERVMPATVEIVDIAGLVKGASKGEGLGNQFLGNIRECNAIIHVLRCFDNDNIVHVDGSVNPLRDKGTIDVELQLKDLETVEKRLEKVTRAAKAGDKKAAVEMNLLNRTRETLLGGNSARAVQCNDEERELMESFQLLTAKPILYVCNVDEGSAATGNAYVEQVREAVKDEDAEVIVLAVGTEADIAELESYEERQLFLEDLGLEEPGASKLIRAAYHLLRLQTYFTAGVKEVRAWTIHQGDTAPQAAGVIHTDFEKGFIRAEVIAYEDFVHYGSETKVKEAGKMRVEGKEYIVKDGDIMHFRFNV
- the typA gene encoding translational GTPase TypA; this translates as MTAIKNIAIIAHVDHGKTTLVDKILHHCALFRDNQETGELILDNNDLERERGITILSKNVSVMYKGTKINIIDTPGHADFGGEVERVLNMADGVLLLVDAFEGPMPQTRFVLQKAIEMGLKPIVVINKVDKENCTPDEVHEAVFDLMFELGAEEWQLDFPTVYGSAKQNWMSEDWHKKTDSIEPLLDMVIEHIPSMKVEEGTTQMLITSLDYSTFTGRIAIGRLHRGQLKAGMPISLVKRDGSIVKSRIKELHVFDGLGRKKVEEVQPGDICAIAGLEGFDIGDTIADAEAPEALPTIAIDEPTMSMLFTINDSPFFGKDGKFVTSRHIKERLERETEKNLALRVEATDSADKFIVYGRGVLHLSVLIETMRREGYELQIGQPQVIIKEIDGKKCEPVEELTIDLPENVSGRAVDLVTLRKGEMLSMEPKGERMIIKFQIPSRGIIGLRNQLLTATAGEAIINHRFIEYQPYKGEIAGRVNGSLISMEQGTAIPYSLDKLQDRGKFFIFPGEEIYTGQVIGENSRSGDIVVNVTKTKKLTNVRAAGSDDKVKLAPPIKFSLEEALEYIQKDEYVEVTPKTMRLRKIYLDENDRKRMARE
- the gcvH gene encoding glycine cleavage system protein GcvH, whose protein sequence is MNIPSELKYTKDHEWIRIEGETAVVGITDFAQRELGDIVYVEVETVGETLAKEEVFGTVEAVKTVSDLFLPLSGEVTELNPELDSNPEVVNADPYGKGWMIKVKLSDPSEAENLLTAEAYKELIGA
- a CDS encoding VanZ family protein, coding for MLKKYRYTILWALWVIAVAVLCLLPTSDIQKAPRIPIPHFDKVVHCAFYLGYTVLFILMCRLEIAKKTTEKRIYLWAFITSISLGISIEALQALLTTTRSADMMDVLANTFGTIIAIGFMKKCKAFFRETN
- a CDS encoding energy transducer TonB; translated protein: MQPKKNPKADLTKSSGLFFAIGFAVVSALTLWGFEAKVYDTKKGDDRKSDVDKVLDESQENFVVEAPNTPPPPPPPPPPAVVQDVEVVDNSKQIQEQVIGSTETKKEEKVAEVSSIKTPEPVEEAPIDVPFTIIEDKPMFEACKNVPKDQQFKCFKENLDKHVAKNFVYPPAALEMGIQGKVNVSFRINTDGSITILGVRGTDKLLEAEAERIIKKLPKLIPGKQRGKPTPVTFAYPINFKLQS
- the hemH gene encoding ferrochelatase — protein: MPRGVLLVNLGSPDSVEIKDIKRYLDEFLMDERVIDYPYWLRYLIVHGIILRVRPKRTSVAYQKIWWEEGSPLIVITKRLVEKLSQRVQTPVAMAMRYGKPSIAQGFEELRAKGVTEVLLVPLYPQYAMATSQTIEVLAECLVSTKFKEMTLTKFPAFFGREEYIEAVAAVAAPYLREGAFDHLLFSYHGLPERHLHKTVGTAAHKHITENELCCDAYSEEGALCYRSHCFETTRLLVERLGLKQGQYSQAFQSRLGADKWLKPFTSERVEALAKQGVKRLAVITPAFVADCVETLEEIEMGEGKAFLAHGGESFQMIPCLNDSEAWVQALQKWVEDFESIG
- a CDS encoding energy transducer TonB; its protein translation is MYPKKNPKADLSKSSGLFFAIGFAVISGFTLWGFESKMYDKSNLDNRKSDFDKVLDEDPVAVTIEQPTIPVTPPPPPPQVVPAVNVVDNDAHIIETTIASTEDNKKSPIIDPGVIQTPEPVVVEEPEVSFYVIEEKPMFKECENVPKAQQAKCFQEALNRHVSKNFVYPQAALDMGVQGKVFVSFRINTDGSITVLGTRGPDKLLEAEAERIIKKLPKLIPGKQRNKATAVTFAYPINFVLQQ
- a CDS encoding CopD family protein, which translates into the protein MEDYLIAKAIHIIFVVSYFAGIFYMVRLFIYHTEALQGQEPERSILHKQYSFMEERLWNIITVPALVIMSVSGVYLLYATDWEYLLQGWMHIKLLFIVLLFGYHYFCWRELKRLQCGVWRFTSVQLRMLNEVATLILFVVVFAVLLKQLFIKYWYWSLIAFVVMGALIMLTVKVVNRRKK